The segment ggagtagcgctaaattcgacatggccatgtcgaattaggctaggtgtggatggaaatcgacgctaatagctccgggagctatcccacagtgcaccactctgttgacgctctggacagcagtgcgagctcgtatgctctgaccagccacacaggaaaagccccgggaaaatttgaatttgaattccttttcctgtctggccagtttgaatctcatttcctgtctggacatcgtggcgagcacagcagcactggcaacgatgcagagctctccagcagtgatggccatgcagtctgtgaatagaaagagagccccagcatggactgatcgtgaagtcttggatctcatcgctgtgtggggcgatgagtccgtgctttccgagctgcgatccaaaagaaggaatgcaaagatctacgagaagatctctaaagacatggcagagagaggatacagccgggatgcaacgcagtgccgcgtgaaaatcaaggagctgagacaaggctaccagaagaccaaagaggcaaacggacgctccggatcccatccccagacatcccgtttctacgaggcactgcattccatcctcggtgctgccgccaccactaccccaccagtgaccgtggactctgaggatgggatactgtccacggccggttcctcagacatgttaggggacggggaagatgaggaaggagatgaggagggcgaggcagttggcagctctcacaacgctgatttccccgacagccaggatctcttcatcacccttacagagatcccctacgaagcgtccccagccattaccccggacacagaatctggtgaaggatcagccagtaagtgttgtaaacatctaaacatttatttttaacaaaacaggaatattaacaattaaa is part of the Chrysemys picta bellii isolate R12L10 chromosome 2, ASM1138683v2, whole genome shotgun sequence genome and harbors:
- the LOC135981693 gene encoding uncharacterized protein LOC135981693 yields the protein MQSSPAVMAMQSVNRKRAPAWTDREVLDLIAVWGDESVLSELRSKRRNAKIYEKISKDMAERGYSRDATQCRVKIKELRQGYQKTKEANGRSGSHPQTSRFYEALHSILGAAATTTPPVTVDSEDGILSTAGSSDMLGDGEDEEGDEEGEAVGSSHNADFPDSQDLFITLTEIPYEASPAITPDTESGEGSATPSATVSQPSLESHSQRLARIRRRKKRTREDMFSELMASSQAQAAQQTQWRENLTRMHQANMDREERWRQEDQQATLTLLGLLREQTDTLRRLVDVLQERRQEDRAPLQSISNRPPPPPSPIPTSPKVQRRRGGRVPANSHSTPAESSSSRRLSFPKI